The stretch of DNA CTCAAAACGATAGAGATTTCGAATAATCGTCAAAACCAGCAGACGTCTTTATATAGCCCGTTACAAATAGATGGTCGTCATTTCAACGAAAACAGTTTTCAACattctattattatcattatcattatcattatcattataaataAGTACGACGCGTGTGTGCGTAAGTGGTTAACGACTACGTGATAAATAATCATTcgtaattaattgaataaaataataatcacaataataataataatagtaataatacttaattaaatctaataatatTATCATCAAACGAAGATGTTTGCgtttcgaaaaatatttcctaCGATGTGATACACTGCTATTATAAGTCTCCACGTAATATGTACATATGTACCATAACTATGTGCGGCCACGTTGTTCTGAgtgttagaaaaaaaaataatgacaatattctaaatgaattccTCCTAAATAGGTTTGAATTCCTCCTCGAATAGGTCTCGATAGATTCAGCATTCGCGGAAAATAGTGACGGTGAGTGCGGTTTTAGTTACACGCGGCGTTCGATTTTAATAATGAATCTTATCCATCacaaacacacacacagaTGACCCGGCTACGAAGGACAGCGATGACCCCCGAcattctctcctctctctctctctcgtctCTACGCCTCAACGCCGATATTACGACACAAACAGATCGCGAACACGAAGCCGAAAAGCTGAAAGAGTAAATATGTATATGATGGCACTAGATCTATTCACCCCTCaccagtgcgtctacactgcaatGCGGTGTATCAATCATCAGCGGTGCAGTGTAGAAGATGGTGATGGACTTTTCTAGTACACCTCATTGCGGTGTATCACTGGGACCAGTTTTTTATAGATAAAATTCGATCAAATGCGTTGGTGTGTTGGGTAAGAGATTTTCCATCCCTCCTTGAAACCGGTGACAAGATGAATTCCTGCTTGAGTCGACCGTACTCACTCTCGGGGATTCAAACTTGATGGCATAAGACTCGGCTATAATACGAACCCTGCCCTAGCACTGCATGCACAAATTCCGATTTCAGATAATCTCAACAATCGATCAATGTTTTTACCTCAATTCCAGCGACTCCACAAGCAACAGCAATTAGAATGATGCTGTGCTTTTGAAACCATTTAGACATTTGCTCGAAACATCcctaaaataaaatcaacacaAACCAACTATATAATAGTATCGCAATGAACActgaattataaatataaagatCAGTGAGTTGATTTCAATGATCCACAATAATAGAAACAAAAACCTACAATCATTGGAACAAGAGATAAACAGTTTTAACATGTCCGCTAGAGTACTTCTGCCTATATTAATTTACAGCATACATTCCAAATGAATACTCGCATGTGTGCTAGTATTCTACCAGACATGGTCTCCTTACGATTATAGGTTTTGTATCTACTAATACCGCCACCAGCCTAGTACAATCTATTCGATGAATGCCGTTAAAAAGAACTAACTTTTTGATGTACATTGTTGGCGTCCATGTTCTTCTGACAAGCGTTCGCGTCTTTCGGTACGGGATTTTTCCAGTCGGTCGAAGTCGCTTTCAATACGCAGCAACTTTTCGGCAATTTAATGCCGTTAGTTTGCTGAAACAAACAATAagtatttcataaattttacAGCAAGAGTTATGGCGCTGAATACGTATTCTTgatttaaatttgactctCATGAACTACGAGTACTAGTCATAAGATCTAAGACCACTTTTTCATGACTGCTCACAGGGTGGCGCCAATTTCAACCCATTCACAAATCCCgcgagttttccctgatttttccatgtgattagATAATACAAAATTCCTCCTGAgtgaatcagaaaaatttctaggtttaaattgttacaattcattcattttcagtggATCTCATACTAATAAAGAAACACCAGATCAATAGAATTAACCAAATTccagttttccaggtttttggtaaaatttgtcaaattccctgatataAGTtcttctagatttttctgatccCTCGAGTTctccaggttttccaggtcagaaCTGGGTCCAGCATATCAAAATGGAGACAACATTTTTAACTTACATTATTCTGCCAAGCACTTTGATCGTAATCAGTAATGCCGACAGCTCCACAGCATTTGAACTGCAATCgtaaacaaaaatacataagaaattttgaagttctttttaataatttggagtacaaatacaaatttctttaaagaaaaaaaaatgaaaggggCCGAAGGgaaaaattttaaatctatttcTATCAAAATAGGGAAGagataaagaaaaatacaGTTGTAGGAAAATTGTAAAACGATGAACTAGGTTTTCCTAGCTGGACGGATGAACGCAACAATAAAACCCCTCTGCGTACAAGAAGGATAAACCTACGCATACCTCAATTTGTGCATAGTTCCAGGCATTGAGTAGAGCATTCCCAGGGAAAATCTTCTCTTTCACTTGTTTTTCCATTTCTGTTTTCAGACCTTTCGTCACCTGCAATAATTTCGAGATTATTTTCAAGCATCGTTCGGGGGACACAAAAAAATCTGGAAGCACAGGACCAAATTGGCGCGGTGAATTAATACAAAAAAAGGggtaatgtctatttcaacttgtttTGAGAGCATatcaggtggcctagctcagtcagttttggtggtaCATACCTGTTAAAGTTTCATTAGGATCAGGATGGACTGGCAGTTGACCTAAAACATCGTTTTTTGATTCATTCTTCACTGTATTGAAAGATTGCAAATAAGTCTGCATTGAAAGACGAGAGAAAGAGAATGAACCCCTTTCAATGCAGACTTTTTTGCAATCCTACaagaatggattaaaaaacgatgttttaggtcaactgccagtgctttctggtcctaataagacttctatcaggtatgtacaATCAAACCTGACCGAGCAAGACCAACTGATctactctcaagtcaagttgaaatagacattagtattTGAAGATACAGGTGGAGGGAGGAGGGGATTCAAATAACGTACCTTTGCCTTGTAGATTATGACCAGCGCACCGGCAGCGATTTCACCACCCATAACAATCACCAGGAAGAAAATATACTGAAAGTCGATGGAATGAAGTGAAACATTAGTAAACGTTTGAGATAAAATGCAATCTGCAATAGGTGTTCGACGCATAATCAAGATATATATCATTCTGTGGAGAGGATCCAGGGGGACTTGTCAGACTTGTACAATCAAATTTAGGACTGGTGAAGATATTGATGAATTTAGGTCTCTGAATTCTGGCATCAACACTGAGAATTTTTTTACACAATCTAGCGTTACATAATCTACTGAGCTATAACTGAATAGGTTTATTAATCAGGTTTCAATAACACATGCTTCCCTATGAACTAGTTATAACAAATGGCCACCGAAAAACTAGTTAAACAATAGGTTCGAAAATAGGCTATTTCAACATGTTAAACGGATCAATTTTCCCatgaatgaaaaacaaaatgctGTCACTGTTTATAACTCAGTACAGCCAGTTAATATAGACTAGGTTTATCTACAAATCAGgttccctacagatcagtcattcctggatatacaggatccctacagatcagtcattcctggatatacaggatccctacagatcagtcattcctggatatacaggatccctacagatcagtcattcctggatatacaggatccctacagatcagtcattcctggatatacaggatccctacagatcagtcattcctggatatacaggatccctacagatcagtcattcctggatatacaggatccctacagatcagtcattcctggatatacagggtccctacagatcagtcattcctggatatacagggttcctacagatcagtcattcctggatatacagggttcctacagatcagtcattcctggatatacaggatccctacagatcagtcattcctggatatacaggatccctacagatcagtcattcctggatatacagggttcctacagatcagtcattcctggatacaggatccctacagatcagtcataccttgatatacagggtccttacaaatcagtcattcctggatatacaggatcCCTATAGCTCGGTCATTCCCGGATATACAGggttcctacagatcagtcattcctggatatacaggatccctacagatcagtcattcctggatatacaggatccctacagatcagtcattcctggatatacagggtccctacagatcagtcattcctggatatacaggatccctacagatcagtcattcctggatatacaggatccctacagatcagtcattcctggatatacagggtccctacagatcagtcattcctggatatacaggatcCCTATAGCTCGGTCATTCCCGGATATACAGggttcctacagatcagtcactcctggatatacaggatccctacagatcagtcattcctggatatacaggatccctacagatcagtcattcctggatatacagggtccctacagatcagtcattcctggatatacaggatccctacagatcagtcattcctggatatacaggatccctacagatcagtcattcctggatatacagggtccctacagatcagtcattcctggatatacaggatccctacagatcagtcattcctggatatacagggtccctacagatcagtcattcctggatatacaggatccctacagatcagtcattcctggatatacagggtccctacagatcagtcattcctggatatacaggatcCCTACAGCTCgatcattcctggatatacagggtccctacagatcagtaattcctggatatacagggtccctacagatcagtcattcctggatatacaggatccctacagatcagtcattcctggatcagtcattcctggatatacaggatcCCTACAGCTCgatcattcctggatataaggagtt from Tubulanus polymorphus chromosome 11, tnTubPoly1.2, whole genome shotgun sequence encodes:
- the LOC141912436 gene encoding CD82 antigen-like, with translation MAVGCGAKCAKILLIVFNFVFWLSGAAILGVGIWLRVDPGILQYLNIIQTEDQYLSLASYILIGLGCFVFIVGFFGCCGAIKESRCMLGMYIFFLVIVMGGEIAAGALVIIYKAKVTKGLKTEMEKQVKEKIFPGNALLNAWNYAQIEFKCCGAVGITDYDQSAWQNNQTNGIKLPKSCCVLKATSTDWKNPVPKDANACQKNMDANNVHQKGCFEQMSKWFQKHSIILIAVACGVAGIELFGFVFAICLCRNIGVEA